A window of Streptomyces sp. SAI-127 contains these coding sequences:
- a CDS encoding citrate synthase 2, translating to MSDFDPGFVPGLEGVVAFETEIAEPDKEGGALRYRGVDIEDLVGHVSFGNVWGLLVDGAFNPGLPPAEPFPIPVHSGDIRVDVQSALAMLAPVWGLKPLLDIDAGQARADLARAAVMALSYVAQSARGQGLPMVPQREIDKAQSVVERFMIRWRGEPDPKHVAAVDAYWTSAAEHGMNASTFTARVIASTGADVAAALSGAVGAMSGPLHGGAPSRVLGMIEEIERTGDAEAYVRQALDRGERLMGFGHRVYRAEDPRARVLRRTARELGAPRFEIAEALEKAALAELHARRPDRVLATNVEFWAAIVLDFAEVPAHMFTSMFTCARTAGWSAHILEQKRTGRLVRPSARYVGPAARDPRDIEGYGDIAD from the coding sequence ATGTCCGACTTCGACCCCGGCTTTGTCCCTGGCCTCGAAGGAGTCGTCGCGTTCGAGACGGAGATCGCCGAACCGGACAAGGAGGGCGGCGCGCTGCGGTACCGGGGCGTCGACATCGAGGATCTGGTCGGCCATGTCTCGTTCGGCAACGTGTGGGGGCTGCTGGTCGACGGCGCCTTCAATCCCGGTCTGCCGCCCGCCGAGCCGTTCCCGATCCCGGTGCACTCCGGGGACATCCGCGTGGACGTCCAGTCGGCGCTCGCCATGCTCGCCCCGGTGTGGGGGCTCAAGCCGCTGCTCGACATCGATGCCGGTCAGGCGCGTGCCGACCTGGCCCGGGCCGCCGTGATGGCCCTGTCCTACGTCGCCCAGTCCGCGCGGGGGCAGGGGCTGCCGATGGTGCCGCAGCGGGAGATCGACAAGGCGCAGTCCGTCGTCGAGCGGTTCATGATCCGCTGGCGGGGGGAGCCGGACCCCAAGCATGTGGCCGCCGTGGACGCCTACTGGACGTCGGCCGCGGAGCACGGGATGAACGCGTCGACGTTCACCGCGCGCGTGATCGCCTCCACGGGGGCCGATGTCGCCGCCGCGCTCTCCGGGGCCGTGGGTGCCATGTCCGGGCCGCTGCACGGCGGGGCGCCCTCCCGGGTGCTCGGGATGATCGAGGAGATCGAGCGGACCGGGGACGCCGAGGCGTACGTCAGGCAGGCGCTGGACCGGGGTGAGCGGCTGATGGGGTTCGGGCACCGGGTGTACCGGGCCGAGGATCCCCGCGCGCGTGTGCTGCGGCGTACCGCGCGGGAGCTGGGGGCGCCGCGGTTCGAGATCGCGGAGGCGCTGGAGAAGGCGGCGCTGGCGGAGCTGCACGCGCGGCGGCCGGACCGGGTGCTGGCGACGAACGTGGAGTTCTGGGCGGCCATCGTGCTCGACTTCGCGGAGGTGCCGGCGCACATGTTCACGTCGATGTTCACGTGTGCGCGTACGGCGGGGTGGTCGGCGCACATTCTCGAGCAGAAGCGGACGGGGCGGCTGGTGCGGCCTTCCGCGCGCTATGTGGGGCCCGCGGCGCGGGATCCCCGGGACATCGAGGGGTACGGAGACATCGCCGACTAG
- the pdxH gene encoding pyridoxamine 5'-phosphate oxidase yields MTDAADAAAPDPASMRQQYRTEGLAETDLAATPVEQFARWFKQAATEAHLFEPNAMIVSTADAEGRPSSRTVLLKQFDERGFVFYTNYDSRKARDLAQNPYVCLLFPWHPMGRQVIVTGLARRTGRDETAAYFRTRPHGSQLGAWASAQSSVIDTRDQVDTAYAELAARYPEGAQVPVPPNWGGFRVAPEKIEFWQGRENRLHDRLRYVAETDGSWRVERLSP; encoded by the coding sequence GTGACCGACGCAGCAGACGCCGCCGCCCCGGACCCCGCCTCCATGCGCCAGCAGTACCGCACGGAGGGTCTCGCCGAGACCGACCTGGCCGCCACCCCCGTCGAACAGTTCGCGCGCTGGTTCAAGCAGGCGGCCACCGAGGCGCACCTCTTCGAGCCGAACGCCATGATCGTCTCCACCGCGGACGCCGAGGGCCGCCCCAGCTCCCGCACGGTGCTCCTCAAGCAGTTCGACGAACGGGGCTTCGTCTTCTACACGAACTACGACTCCCGCAAGGCGAGGGACCTCGCACAGAACCCGTACGTCTGCCTGCTCTTCCCCTGGCACCCCATGGGCCGCCAGGTCATCGTCACCGGCCTCGCCCGCCGCACCGGCCGCGACGAGACCGCCGCCTACTTCCGCACCCGCCCCCACGGCTCCCAACTCGGCGCCTGGGCCAGCGCCCAGTCCTCCGTCATCGACACACGCGACCAGGTCGACACCGCCTACGCCGAACTGGCCGCCCGCTACCCCGAGGGCGCACAGGTCCCCGTCCCCCCGAACTGGGGCGGCTTCCGAGTGGCGCCGGAGAAGATCGAATTCTGGCAGGGCCGCGAGAACCGCCTCCACGACCGGCTGCGGTACGTGGCGGAGACGGACGGAAGCTGGCGAGTGGAGCGGCTGAGCCCCTGA